The Etheostoma cragini isolate CJK2018 chromosome 5, CSU_Ecrag_1.0, whole genome shotgun sequence genome contains a region encoding:
- the ghra gene encoding growth hormone receptor a, producing the protein MAVLSSSNLLLLLLISFLDWLSTPGSAFVMGRDHVTSSAPVEPHITECTSRNQETFRCWWSPGNFHNLSSPGTLRLFYLKKVLPTSEWRECPEYIYSNRECFFDMNHTSIWIPYCLQLRSQNLTYFNEDDCFTVENIVHPDPPVSLNWTLLEISPSGLSYDVMVNWEPPPSADVETGWMRIEYEIQYRERNSTNWEALEIQPQTQQTIYGLHIGEEYEVHIRCRMQAFTKFGEFSDSIFIQVTEIASKESTFPLTLVVLFGIVGILILIMLIVVSQQHRLMLILLPPVPAPKIKGIDPDLLKKGKLDELNFILSGGGMGGLPTYAQDFYQAEPWVEFIEVEAEDADTGEKKDNQGTDTQRLLSQRISRHINMGFPDDDSGRSSCCNPDLPDQDTLMLMATLLPGQPEDREASFNAVERAPTPERGESLLVQTQTEGPQTWVNTDFYAQVSNVMPSGGVVLSPGQQLRIQESSLATEEKTQKREIKHKWSEDVDDNNQKELQFQLLVVDPEGSGYTTESIARQINTCPSFPVPGEGYQTIPPQPVETKPGATAEDNQSPYILPDSPQSQFFAPVADYTVVQEVDSQHSLLLNPPPRQSPPPCPPQHQLKAMAAMPVGYITPDLLGNLSP; encoded by the exons ATGGCTGTCTTGTCCTCCTCCAATCTCCTGCTCCTTCTCCTAATTTCTTTTCTGGACTGGCTGTCGACTCCAGGATCTGCATTTGTCATGGGCCGGGACCACGTGACGTCATCAG CCCCCGTTGAACCTCACATCACAGAGTGCACATCGAGGAACCAGGAGACTTTCCGATGTTGGTGGAGTCCAGGGAACTTCCACAACCTGTCCTCCCCTGGAACACTCAGATTATTCTACCTTAAGAAAGT CTTGCCCACCAGTGAATGGAGAGAGTGTCCGGagtacatttattcaaataGGGAGTGCTTCTTTGATATGAACCACACATCTATTTGGATCCCCTACTGCTTGCAGCTCCGCAGCCAAAACCTCACCTATTTCAATGAGGATGACTGTTTCACTGTGGAGAATATCG TACATCCTGACCCACCAGTGTCTTTAAACTGGACCCTGCTGGAAATAAGTCCCTCTGGGCTAAGTTATGATGTCATGGTCAACTGGGAGCCCCCACCCTCTGCAGACGTAGAGACAGGCTGGATGCGCATTGAGTACGAGATCcagtacagagagagaaattcCACAAACTGGGAAGCG ttGGAGATTCAGCCGCAAACACAGCAGACAATCTACGGTCTGCACATAGGAGAAGAATATGAAGTGCACATCCGCTGCAGGATGCAGGCCTTCACTAAGTTTGGAGAGTTCAGCGACTCCATCTTCATTCAAGTGACGGAGATTGCCAGCAAAG AGTCTACTTTCCCGCTCACACTGGTTGTTCTTTTCGGGATCGTGGGCATCCTCATACTTATCATGCTTATTGTCGTCTCTCAGCAGCACAG ATTGATGTTGATTCTTTTGCCTCCGGTACCTGCACCCAAAATTAAAGGCATCGATCCAGACCTGTTAAAg AAGGGGAAGCTGGACGAGCTGAATTTCATCCTGAGTGGCGGAGGTATGGGCGGCCTACCCACTTATGCTCAGGATTTCTACCAAGCCGAGCCATGGGTGGAGTTCATAGAGGTGGAGGCTGAGGATGCAGATACTGGAGAGAAGAAGGACAACCAGGGCACAGACACCCAGAGGCTGCTATCCCAACGCATCAGCCGCCACATAAACATGGG CTTTCCTGATGATGACTCAGGACGGTCCAGCTGTTGTAACCCAGATCTGCCGGACCAAGACACCCTAATGCTGATGGCCACCCTGCTGCCAGGCCAACCGGAGGACAGAGAAGCCTCCTTCAATGCTGTAGAAAGAGCCCCAACCccagaaagaggagagagccTCCTGGTCCAAACTCAAACTGAAGGGCCCCAGACTTGGGTCAACACAGACTTCTATGCGCAAGTCAGCAATGTGATGCCCTCTGGGGGTGTGGTACTCTCTCCTGGCCAGCAACTCAGAATCCAGGAGAGCAGCTTAGCCAcagaggagaaaacacaaaagaggGAAATAAAGCACAAATGGAGTGAGGACGTTGATGACAATAATCAGAAGGAGCTGCAGTTTCAGCTGCTGGTGGTGGATCCAGAAGGAAGCGGCTACACCACAGAGAGCATCGCCCGGCAGATCAACACATGCCCTAGCTTCCCCGTGCCTGGCGAGGGTTATCAAACCATACCCCCTCAGCCGGTGGAGACCAAACCTGGAGCCACAGCAGAGGATAATCAATCGCCTTACATTCTTCCTGACTCTCCCCAATCCCAGTTCTTTGCCCCTGTTGCAGACTACACAGTGGTACAGGAGGTAGACAGTCAACACAGTCTGCTCCTGAACCCGCCCCCCCGCCAGTCTCCCCCTCCATGCCCGCCACAGCACCAACTCAAGGCTATGGCTGCTATGCCTGTAGGGTACATCACCCCAGACCTGCTGGGGAACCTCTCACCCTAA